One genomic window of Chitinophagaceae bacterium includes the following:
- a CDS encoding thioredoxin family protein, which produces MKIYIIAILTFCFSQFALAQNVNFFTGTWEEAQQKAKSENKYIMVDAFTDWCGPCKRMDAEMFHSNTMVADFVNGNFVAFKADCEKSPTAAIAMKFKVISYPTLLFFNPQGQLVSRSLGYTSNQKEFMEPFQKALSIKEQKVYAFDSKVLDPGFPAIYKDAFKVDGGTPVRHNADEVVQFLDEQKDKFSEVSWNVMYVYSFPGKYEQFFLDNYAKYQSLYKNEASDAVQKAAYKHVSIAMKNKDEKELNTATAMVQKYIPEQSAELLPVWQINFYKSTGQWKQYADAIDAELKSDPAIDVEYLNQFCWPIYEKCDDPDVIKQALGWLDARAAKIKSYEVLDTYAALLYKGKRYDDAETYALKAIKAGEDDDQDVKETKDLLVKIREAKDTTSGNK; this is translated from the coding sequence ATGAAAATCTATATCATAGCAATACTGACCTTTTGCTTTTCGCAATTCGCGCTCGCCCAAAACGTAAACTTCTTCACCGGTACCTGGGAGGAAGCACAGCAAAAAGCCAAGTCGGAAAACAAGTACATCATGGTAGATGCTTTCACCGATTGGTGCGGGCCGTGTAAGAGAATGGATGCTGAAATGTTTCATAGCAATACTATGGTGGCGGATTTTGTGAATGGAAACTTTGTTGCTTTCAAAGCGGATTGTGAAAAATCACCTACTGCTGCTATTGCGATGAAATTTAAAGTAATCAGCTATCCGACATTGTTGTTTTTTAATCCGCAAGGACAATTGGTTTCCAGAAGTCTTGGTTATACTTCCAATCAGAAAGAATTCATGGAGCCGTTTCAAAAGGCGCTTTCAATTAAAGAGCAAAAGGTTTATGCCTTTGATTCTAAAGTGCTTGATCCCGGCTTTCCTGCCATTTATAAAGATGCATTTAAAGTGGATGGAGGAACGCCTGTACGTCACAATGCTGACGAAGTGGTGCAATTTCTGGATGAACAAAAAGATAAGTTTTCTGAAGTGAGCTGGAACGTGATGTATGTTTATTCCTTTCCGGGAAAGTATGAGCAATTTTTCCTTGACAATTATGCGAAGTATCAATCACTTTATAAGAATGAAGCATCAGATGCAGTGCAGAAAGCGGCCTACAAGCATGTAAGTATCGCTATGAAAAATAAAGATGAAAAAGAGTTGAACACGGCAACTGCAATGGTGCAGAAATATATTCCTGAACAGTCAGCAGAGTTATTGCCTGTTTGGCAAATCAATTTTTATAAAAGCACCGGGCAATGGAAGCAATATGCTGATGCCATTGATGCCGAATTGAAGAGTGATCCTGCTATTGATGTTGAATACCTGAACCAGTTCTGCTGGCCCATTTATGAAAAATGTGATGATCCTGATGTGATCAAACAAGCCCTGGGTTGGTTAGATGCAAGAGCAGCAAAAATCAAATCATACGAAGTGCTGGATACTTATGCTGCATTACTTTATAAAGGCAAACGGTATGATGATGCAGAAACCTATGCTTTAAAGGCAATTAAAGCCGGAGAAGATGATGATCAGGATGTGAAAGAAACAAAAGATTTATTGGTTAAAATAAGGGAAGCAAAAGATACCACTTCAGGAAATAAGTGA
- a CDS encoding alpha/beta hydrolase, whose amino-acid sequence MTSSAISISGATFSYFKTGNGFPLVFLHGFCEDHTIWNDFIIPFAEKYTVLLPDLPGFGKSGLPNQPCSIDSYADCIKAMLDAEKISSCAVIGHSLGGYVTMNFAERYGNCLSGFGLFHSFASEDDEAKKKDRERVANLVRTKGVTQFVNELYNNLFAEEFKTENEQKINALKKHGAETSTAEGVAQASLAMRNRRNTIEVLKQATVPVLFIIGKEDKAISPEKTLQQSHLPERSVISLLENVGHMGMVEAPEKCQLAISEWLSLIS is encoded by the coding sequence ATGACATCTTCAGCCATTTCCATTTCAGGAGCAACCTTCAGTTACTTCAAAACAGGCAACGGTTTTCCATTGGTCTTCCTTCATGGTTTCTGTGAAGATCATACAATCTGGAATGACTTTATTATTCCTTTTGCTGAAAAGTATACAGTGCTGTTACCTGATTTACCGGGCTTTGGTAAGTCAGGTTTACCAAACCAACCCTGCTCGATTGACTCTTATGCTGATTGCATTAAAGCTATGCTAGACGCAGAAAAAATTTCTTCCTGTGCTGTCATCGGTCACTCTCTTGGCGGATATGTTACGATGAATTTTGCAGAGAGATATGGAAATTGTCTTTCAGGTTTCGGGCTATTTCATTCATTTGCTTCAGAAGATGATGAAGCAAAAAAGAAAGACCGTGAGCGTGTTGCAAATTTGGTGAGAACGAAAGGAGTAACGCAGTTTGTAAACGAACTCTACAACAATCTTTTCGCTGAAGAATTTAAAACCGAAAATGAACAGAAAATCAATGCATTGAAAAAACATGGCGCTGAAACTTCTACCGCTGAAGGAGTGGCCCAGGCTTCTTTAGCAATGCGAAACCGCCGCAATACCATTGAAGTGTTGAAACAAGCTACGGTGCCAGTGTTATTTATTATTGGAAAAGAAGACAAAGCAATTTCGCCGGAAAAAACGTTGCAACAATCGCATCTGCCAGAACGCTCTGTAATCAGCTTGTTGGAAAATGTTGGTCACATGGGAATGGTGGAAGCGCCGGAAAAATGTCAGCTTGCGATCAGTGAATGGCTATCACTTATTTCCTGA
- the crtI gene encoding phytoene desaturase — MRPKNKKVIVIGAGFSGLSAAAFLSRQGYTVEVHEKNNEVGGRAKVLSEDGFVFDMGPSWYWMPGVAERFFNSFGKTASDFYELKKISPSFRMFFGKDDYWDVPSEPEEIQELFEKTEPGASGKFKEFMKEAGAKYETAMKEIIYHPGLSWTEYLNWPLFKGMWRYSLFTSFRSHIKKYFRHPRLLSLMEFPVLFLGASPDKIPALYSLLNYSGLMQGTWYPMGGMHKLVGAMREIAEANGASIHRGSEVDAFSMRDHAITHCSTSGRSLECDAVVASADYHHIEQKLLEKPFRRYSEKYWEKRTMAPSCLIFFLGVSKRIKNIQHHNLFFDHDIDKHINEIYNRPQWPTEPLFYASCPTKTDPSVAPDGCENLFLLMPVAPGLNDDSPEVREKYFQLLISRMEKLTGEEILPHIIYKKSYSISDFMADHHAYKGNAYGLANTLLQTGILKPSMRSSKVRNLFYAGQLTVPGPGVPTSIISGEIAANEVKKFLN, encoded by the coding sequence ATGCGCCCGAAAAATAAAAAGGTAATTGTGATAGGTGCCGGATTCTCGGGACTTTCTGCGGCTGCATTTTTATCCCGGCAGGGTTATACTGTTGAGGTACATGAAAAAAACAACGAAGTAGGTGGTCGTGCGAAGGTGCTTTCAGAAGATGGATTTGTGTTTGACATGGGACCCAGTTGGTATTGGATGCCAGGTGTCGCTGAACGTTTTTTTAATTCCTTCGGCAAAACGGCCAGTGACTTTTATGAATTGAAAAAAATAAGTCCTTCCTTCAGAATGTTCTTCGGTAAAGATGATTATTGGGATGTGCCTTCAGAACCGGAGGAAATACAAGAGTTGTTTGAAAAAACAGAGCCCGGTGCATCCGGAAAATTCAAAGAATTCATGAAGGAAGCAGGAGCCAAGTATGAAACAGCCATGAAGGAAATCATCTATCATCCCGGCCTCTCCTGGACGGAATATTTGAACTGGCCGCTGTTCAAAGGAATGTGGCGCTATTCATTGTTCACGTCTTTCCGTTCACACATCAAAAAATATTTCCGGCACCCACGACTCCTATCACTCATGGAGTTCCCGGTTTTGTTCTTAGGAGCATCCCCTGACAAAATACCTGCGCTGTATAGCTTATTGAATTATTCAGGACTTATGCAGGGAACATGGTATCCAATGGGTGGCATGCACAAATTAGTAGGAGCGATGCGGGAAATTGCAGAAGCAAATGGTGCTTCGATTCACCGAGGTTCAGAAGTTGATGCTTTTTCTATGCGTGATCATGCTATAACTCATTGCAGTACCTCTGGCCGTAGCCTCGAATGCGACGCGGTTGTGGCCAGTGCTGATTATCATCACATCGAACAAAAGCTGCTGGAGAAACCTTTTCGTCGCTATTCTGAAAAGTACTGGGAGAAGAGAACGATGGCCCCATCCTGTCTCATCTTTTTCCTCGGTGTTAGTAAGCGCATTAAGAATATTCAACACCACAACCTTTTTTTCGACCACGACATTGATAAGCATATCAATGAAATTTACAATCGTCCACAGTGGCCGACTGAACCATTGTTTTATGCATCTTGTCCAACCAAAACCGATCCCTCTGTTGCGCCGGATGGATGTGAAAATCTGTTCCTCCTTATGCCGGTTGCACCGGGCCTGAATGACGATTCACCAGAAGTGCGTGAGAAATATTTTCAACTGCTCATCAGCAGGATGGAAAAATTAACAGGGGAAGAAATTCTACCGCATATCATTTATAAGAAATCCTATTCCATAAGCGATTTTATGGCTGACCATCACGCATACAAAGGGAATGCGTATGGACTTGCCAATACACTTTTGCAAACCGGAATATTGAAGCCTTCCATGAGAAGCAGCAAGGTCAGGAATCTATTTTATGCAGGTCAATTGACGGTGCCAGGTCCGGGCGTTCCTACTTCTATCATCTCTGGTGAAATAGCAGCTAATGAAGTTAAAAAATTCCTGAACTGA
- a CDS encoding squalene/phytoene synthase family protein yields MKDLFDKASAKCSKMITGLYSTSFSIGIHLLDKRFRAPIYGIYGFVRCADEIVDSFHGYDRDKLLQRFRSATYEAIEDGISLNPVLNSFQAAVHQYDIDRDLIDKFLDSMAMDLTEQVYNRYNYDEYILGSAEVVGLMCLKVFTENNVEKYNHLYPFARRLGAAFQKVNFLRDLKSDYEIRGRTYFPNVNVQRFRQEDKHDIESEIEEDFRVAREGIMQLPHGARLGVHVAYAYYLKLFKKITSASASDLMNARLRISNQKKILLMLNSIVLDKLRML; encoded by the coding sequence ATGAAAGATCTATTTGACAAGGCCAGTGCAAAATGCAGTAAGATGATTACCGGTCTGTATAGCACCAGTTTTTCAATCGGTATTCATTTGCTCGATAAGCGATTTCGCGCACCCATTTATGGCATCTATGGTTTTGTAAGATGTGCAGATGAGATTGTGGATTCGTTTCATGGATATGACCGGGACAAACTTCTTCAGCGGTTTCGTTCAGCGACGTATGAAGCCATCGAAGATGGGATTTCACTGAACCCGGTGTTGAACAGTTTCCAGGCAGCCGTACATCAATATGATATTGATCGCGACCTGATTGATAAATTCCTGGATAGCATGGCCATGGATCTTACTGAACAGGTTTATAACAGGTATAATTATGATGAATATATTCTGGGGTCGGCTGAAGTGGTTGGACTGATGTGTTTGAAAGTGTTTACTGAGAATAATGTCGAAAAATATAATCACCTCTATCCGTTTGCGAGAAGACTTGGAGCTGCATTTCAAAAGGTAAATTTTCTGCGCGATCTGAAGAGCGACTATGAAATCAGGGGCAGAACGTATTTCCCTAACGTGAATGTTCAAAGGTTCAGACAGGAAGACAAGCACGATATTGAAAGTGAAATTGAAGAAGATTTCAGAGTAGCCAGAGAAGGAATTATGCAGCTTCCCCATGGTGCAAGACTGGGTGTTCATGTGGCGTATGCTTATTACCTCAAATTGTTTAAGAAAATAACCAGCGCCTCCGCCTCTGATCTGATGAACGCAAGGCTGAGAATTTCAAATCAGAAAAAAATTTTATTGATGCTGAATTCAATTGTACTTGATAAGCTTAGGATGTTATGA
- a CDS encoding sterol desaturase family protein: protein MSALAATGYFLLSFAAMEAVAWLTHKYIMHGILWHFHKDHHQKESDSFLEKNDLFFVFFAVPGILLIYNGVTQGGAPPSLWMGLGITAYGLAYFLVHDVFIHRRITVHFTAVNTYFAAIRKAHKVHHKHLNKEDGECFGMLWAPVKYFREALKSKRQQ, encoded by the coding sequence ATGAGTGCATTAGCAGCTACCGGTTATTTTCTCCTTTCTTTTGCAGCAATGGAAGCCGTTGCATGGCTTACACATAAGTATATTATGCATGGTATATTATGGCATTTTCACAAGGACCACCATCAAAAGGAAAGTGATTCCTTCCTGGAGAAAAATGACCTGTTCTTTGTATTCTTTGCTGTTCCCGGAATATTGCTTATTTATAATGGTGTGACGCAGGGTGGTGCACCACCTTCCTTATGGATGGGACTGGGAATTACTGCTTACGGACTTGCCTATTTTTTGGTGCATGATGTATTTATTCACCGGAGAATCACTGTGCATTTCACCGCTGTGAACACTTATTTCGCCGCTATACGTAAAGCGCATAAAGTACATCACAAGCATCTGAACAAAGAGGATGGTGAATGCTTCGGCATGCTTTGGGCACCTGTTAAATATTTCAGGGAAGCCCTGAAATCAAAAAGGCAGCAATGA
- a CDS encoding lycopene cyclase domain-containing protein, which yields MKDTYLLINIATISIPLLFTFHPKLQFYKAWPAFFPAMFLTAIFFITWDIFFTKFGAWGFNPVYTSGINLIGLPLEELLFFICIPYASVFTYHCFKILIHKDVLLPLKNTISAILIVSLTIVALFNTDKMYTFFTFMLLAATIFFLRRADFLSRFYFSYLFLLLPFLLVNGILTGLWIDGEVVWYNEMEILGPRIATIPVEDIFYGMLLLLLNIAGMEYLLKRQQEKK from the coding sequence ATGAAAGACACTTATCTTCTCATCAACATTGCCACCATTTCCATTCCCCTGCTATTTACTTTTCATCCCAAACTTCAATTTTATAAAGCATGGCCGGCTTTTTTTCCTGCTATGTTTTTGACAGCCATTTTTTTTATCACGTGGGATATATTCTTCACAAAGTTTGGTGCCTGGGGATTTAATCCTGTTTATACCAGCGGCATCAATTTAATCGGACTACCGCTGGAAGAATTGCTTTTTTTCATCTGTATTCCCTATGCCAGTGTGTTTACTTACCATTGTTTTAAGATACTTATTCACAAAGATGTTTTGCTGCCGCTGAAAAATACTATCTCAGCAATACTTATAGTTTCCCTCACGATAGTTGCTCTTTTCAATACAGACAAGATGTATACTTTTTTTACTTTCATGCTTCTTGCAGCCACAATATTTTTTTTACGTCGTGCAGATTTTCTCTCGCGGTTTTATTTTTCCTACCTGTTTCTGCTGCTCCCTTTTCTGCTTGTAAATGGAATACTCACCGGTTTATGGATCGATGGAGAAGTGGTATGGTACAATGAAATGGAAATACTCGGACCAAGAATAGCCACGATTCCTGTTGAAGATATCTTTTATGGCATGTTGCTGTTGTTATTGAATATTGCCGGTATGGAGTATCTTTTGAAGCGGCAACAAGAAAAAAAATGA
- a CDS encoding OmpA family protein, translating into MITKLPLIICTTIVLLCGCVSTKKYQSLESDNKTLQAKNDAISLDNINCQNSLSSANARVTGLQDQLTAERSNLQALQSALDKCLTSSGQGNVNISKLVDEINASNKYIQALVASKNKSDSLNMLLTNNLTRSLSKEEMQDVDVQVLKGVVYISLSDNMLYKSGSFEIADKASATLTKIAKIIKDYGDYDVLIEGNTDNVPISQTNIRNNWDLSVLRGSSVVQALQNNYGVDPKRLTAAGRGEYNPIASNDTDAGKNLNRRTQVIITPKLDQFMELINKAPETDSTGVKK; encoded by the coding sequence ATGATAACTAAACTTCCTTTGATCATTTGCACTACGATTGTACTGCTGTGTGGCTGTGTAAGCACCAAAAAGTATCAGTCGCTGGAATCTGATAACAAAACTTTGCAAGCGAAGAATGACGCGATTTCACTGGACAATATCAATTGTCAGAACAGTCTCTCTTCCGCCAACGCACGGGTTACCGGACTGCAGGATCAGTTAACCGCAGAGCGCAGTAATCTGCAGGCTTTACAATCGGCATTGGACAAGTGCCTTACTTCGAGCGGCCAGGGCAATGTGAATATTTCCAAACTGGTGGATGAGATCAATGCTTCGAATAAGTACATCCAGGCATTGGTTGCTTCTAAGAATAAGAGTGACTCTCTGAATATGTTATTGACTAATAATCTTACAAGATCATTAAGCAAGGAAGAAATGCAAGACGTGGATGTGCAGGTATTAAAAGGAGTGGTGTACATCTCTCTTTCCGATAACATGCTTTACAAATCAGGGAGCTTTGAAATAGCTGATAAAGCATCGGCCACCTTAACGAAGATTGCAAAAATCATAAAAGACTATGGTGATTATGATGTATTGATTGAAGGCAATACGGACAATGTGCCCATTTCACAAACCAATATCCGCAATAACTGGGATCTGAGTGTGCTCCGTGGATCTTCTGTAGTGCAGGCATTACAGAATAACTATGGTGTAGATCCGAAACGTCTTACTGCTGCAGGTCGCGGAGAATATAATCCGATCGCAAGCAATGATACGGATGCAGGAAAAAATCTGAACAGACGTACGCAGGTTATTATCACACCTAAGCTGGATCAGTTTATGGAGTTGATCAATAAAGCACCGGAGACGGATTCAACTGGTGTGAAGAAGTAG